A section of the Humulus lupulus chromosome 2, drHumLupu1.1, whole genome shotgun sequence genome encodes:
- the LOC133814084 gene encoding ribosome biogenesis protein BOP1 homolog, giving the protein MVQQAVQGGAPAAYAQEMERLTAKESLLLAMSRHSWRVGGIFFRADVFHAVVEPYVDWFKWDGAKHPLSNAPEPKRCFTRSKSEDKMVVRYCRAIRKGLIKFDEPKEEPSVYLLRGDESNSNEKSGHLAYIPAPKPKLPGTTDHLFSGMKINIGFSPFFHNFLY; this is encoded by the exons ATGGTCCAGCAAGCTGTACAGGGAGGAGCTCCAGCTGCTTACGCCCAAGAAATGGAGAGGCTAACCGCTAAAGAATCCCTTCTTCTTGCTATGA GTCGCCATTCTTGGAGGGTCGGTGGGATTTTTTTCAGGGCTGATGTCTTCCACGCAGTAGTTGAG CCTTATGTTGACTGGTTCAAATGGGATGGTGCTAAACATCCCCTTTCAAATGCACCTGAACCCAAGAGATGCTTCACTCGTTCAAAGAGCGAAGATAAAATG GTTGTTCGCTATTGTCGGGCTATTCGTAAGGGGTTGATTAAATTTGATGAGCCTAAAGAAGAACCATCTGTCTACCTCTTGAGGGGAGATGAATCCAACTCTAACGAAAAGTCTGGGCATTTAGCTTATATTCCTGCGCCGAAGCCGAAATTGCCAGGTACAACTGATCACCTGTTTTCTGGAATGAAAATCAACATAGGATTTAGCCCTTTTTTTcataattttctttattaa
- the LOC133817582 gene encoding protein DETOXIFICATION 40 — MDSSANDIDNRRPLLEPAVVHEYDSPVPVILSSSFGKGHHESSGELEAILSNTNVSFVERFWPALKIELRLLFFLAAPAVIVYMINYLMSMSTQIFSGHLGNLELAAASLGNNGVQIFAYGLMLGMGSAVETLCGQAFGAQKYGMLGVYLQRSTILLTLTGILLTFVYIFSKPFLVFLGESERIASAAALFIYGLIPQIFAYAVNFPIQKFLQAQSIVAPSAYISAATLVVHVILTWVAVYKIGLGLLGASLVLSLSWWIIVVAQFIYIVKSERCKETWAGFSVEAFSGLPKFFKLSAASAVMLCLEAWYFQILVLLAGLLENPELALDSLSICTTISGWVFMISVGFNAAASVRVSNELGAGNPKAAAFSVIVVTVISFIISVIAAIAVLALRDVISYAFTDGETVAAAVSDLCPLLSLTLLLNGVQPVLSGVAVGCGWQTLVAYINVGSYYVVGVPLGSLLGFYFKLGAKGIWLGMIGGTVIQTLILLWITFRTDWNREVEESLKRLNKWDDQTNKKQILNT; from the exons ATGGATTCTTCGGCAAACGACATCGATAATCGACGACCGCTGCTTGAACCGGCCGTCGTTCATGAATACGACTCGCCAGTGCCAGTTATTTTGTCGTCCTCGTTCGGAAAAGGGCACCACGAATCGAGCGGCGAACTCGAAGCAATACTCTCCAACACCAACGTCTCATTCGTTGAGCGTTTTTGGCCTGCTTTAAAGATCGAGCTCCGGCTACTCTTCTTCCTCGCCGCTCCGGCCGTCATCGTCTACATGATTAACTATCTCATGTCTATGTCGACACAAATCTTCTCCGGCCACCTCGGAAACTTAGAACTCGCCGCCGCCTCTCTCGGCAACAACGGCGTCCAAATCTTCGCCTATGGCCTTATG TTGGGCATGGGAAGCGCAGTTGAGACACTATGCGGACAAGCCTTTGGAGCACAGAAGTACGGAATGTTAGGAGTGTATCTACAGAGATCAACCATACTCCTCACCCTCACCGGAATACTCCTCACTTTCGTCTACATCTTCTCGAAGCCTTTCCTCGTCTTCCTCGGCGAGTCGGAGAGAATCGCATCGGCGGCGGCTCTGTTCATCTACGGTCTGATTCCTCAGATATTTGCGTACGCCGTAAACTTCCCAATCCAGAAGTTTCTGCAGGCGCAGAGCATCGTGGCACCGAGTGCGTACATCTCAGCCGCCACGCTGGTGGTCCACGTTATACTCACCTGGGTGGCGGTGTACAAGATAGGACTGGGTTTGTTGGGCGCTTCTCTGGTGCTGAGTCTGTCGTGGTGGATCATTGTGGTGGCCCAGTTCATTTATATCGTCAAGAGCGAGCGGTGTAAGGAGACTTGGGCCGGGTTTAGTGTCGAAGCGTTTTCCGGGTTGCCCAAGTTTTTCAAGCTATCGGCGGCTTCGGCCGTGATGCTTTGCCTGGAAGCTTGGTATTTTCAGATTCTGGTTCTTCTTGCTGGCCTGCTCGAGAACCCAGAATTGGCTCTCGATTCACTCTCCATTTG CACAACTATCTCCGGATGGGTATTCATGATCTCAGTCGGGTTCAATGCAGCAGCAAG CGTGAGAGTGAGTAACGAGCTGGGAGCAGGGAATCCAAAGGCAGCAGCGTTTTCAGTGATAGTGGTGACAGTGATCTCATTCATCATCTCAGTGATTGCGGCCATAGCAGTGCTTGCCTTACGCGACGTCATTAGCTACGCCTTTACTGACGGTGAAACGGTGGCCGCTGCTGTTTCTGATCTCTGCCCACTTCTCTCCCTCACTCTTCTCCTCAACGGAGTTCAACCCGTTTTGTCAG GGGTTGCTGTTGGCTGCGGATGGCAAACTTTAGTTGCATATATAAATGTAGGCAGTTACTACGTGGTTGGAGTACCTTTAGGCTCGCTTTTAGGATTTTACTTCAAGCTGGGTGCTAAG GGAATATGGCTCGGAATGATTGGAGGAACTGTCATTCAAACATTAATACTGTTGTGGATAACTTTTCGGACCGACTGGAACAGAGAG GTGGAAGAATCGCTCAAGAGGTTGAACAAATGGGATGATCAGACCAATAAGAAACAGATTTTGAACACATGA